In a genomic window of Nitrospirota bacterium:
- a CDS encoding PilZ domain-containing protein: MREKRKRRVSIEQDVLINRSQRGTALDLNENGMYVYTRANVVPQSVIELSFALDGEEITVTAKVEHAQPGIGFGASFVNPEEGVARRIKAFVEELRGRR; encoded by the coding sequence ATGCGGGAAAAGCGTAAAAGGCGGGTCTCCATCGAGCAGGACGTCCTCATCAATCGTTCCCAACGCGGCACCGCCCTCGACCTGAACGAAAACGGCATGTATGTCTACACGCGGGCCAACGTCGTGCCGCAGTCCGTCATCGAGCTGAGTTTCGCCCTCGACGGGGAGGAAATAACCGTCACCGCCAAGGTGGAGCACGCGCAGCCGGGCATCGGCTTCGGGGCGAGCTTCGTCAACCCCGAGGAGGGCGTGGCCCGGCGGATAAAGGCCTTCGTCGAGGAGCTCAGAGGACGCCGGTAA
- the thiE gene encoding thiamine phosphate synthase, whose protein sequence is MGGICFITDRDACPLTCVEMVRMALMSGIRWVQYREKKKDRLSLYRNALALRNLTGDFGAFFIMNDYPDIARAVGADGVHVGQADLPAREARKVISEEMILGVSAHTLEEARRAQQEGADYIGFGPVFDTRTKDAGPARGIGVIRAVTREVDIPVVAIGGIDARSVSRVLASGAQGVAVASGLLSGDLRQNVVDFMSRLEPSGRGGRIGARS, encoded by the coding sequence ATGGGCGGCATCTGTTTCATTACGGACCGCGACGCCTGTCCCCTTACCTGTGTCGAGATGGTGCGCATGGCCCTCATGTCGGGCATCCGGTGGGTCCAGTACAGGGAGAAGAAGAAGGACCGCCTCTCCCTGTACCGAAACGCCCTCGCCCTGAGAAATCTCACCGGCGATTTCGGGGCCTTCTTCATCATGAACGATTATCCCGACATCGCCCGCGCCGTCGGGGCCGACGGCGTGCACGTGGGACAGGCGGACCTTCCCGCCAGGGAAGCCCGGAAGGTCATCAGCGAGGAGATGATCCTCGGCGTCTCAGCCCACACCCTGGAAGAAGCCCGGAGGGCCCAGCAGGAGGGGGCGGACTATATCGGGTTCGGGCCCGTCTTCGACACGCGGACAAAGGACGCCGGCCCCGCCAGGGGCATCGGGGTCATCCGGGCTGTGACCAGGGAGGTGGACATCCCGGTCGTGGCCATCGGAGGGATAGACGCCCGCTCGGTGAGCCGCGTGCTGGCTTCGGGGGCGCAGGGCGTGGCCGTGGCCTCCGGCCTGCTTTCGGGGGACCTCAGGCAGAACGTGGTGGATTTCATGTCCCGCCTGGAGCCCTCCGGCCGGGGCGGGCGCATCGGGGCCCGCTCGTAG
- the thiD gene encoding bifunctional hydroxymethylpyrimidine kinase/phosphomethylpyrimidine kinase, which translates to MRMALTIAGSDPSGGAGLQADLKVFWSLGVHGLSVPAALTAQNTEEVRSIMPVRGEFLRAELDVLLADLRPDALKTGMLHTAGAVQEVRNAVERHRLDNLVVDPVSVSSSGTPLLEEAALEVMRETLLPVARVVTPNVYEAQVLTGVAIETLEEMREAARSLKALGPRAVVITGGHFGGAGEDRTLDLYFDGTDMVAVEDRRYEGRYHGTGCAFSAAVAAHLALGAPPLEAVRKAKDAVSAAIRGAWRPGRGRALLRL; encoded by the coding sequence ATGCGGATGGCTCTCACCATCGCCGGCTCGGACCCTTCGGGCGGTGCGGGGCTTCAGGCCGACCTCAAGGTCTTCTGGTCCCTCGGTGTGCACGGCCTTTCGGTGCCCGCCGCCCTCACCGCGCAGAACACCGAAGAGGTGCGGTCCATCATGCCGGTCAGAGGGGAGTTCCTGCGTGCGGAACTGGACGTCCTTCTTGCGGACCTTAGGCCGGATGCCCTGAAGACGGGCATGCTCCATACGGCGGGCGCCGTGCAGGAGGTGCGAAACGCCGTGGAGCGTCATCGCCTCGATAACCTCGTCGTGGACCCCGTCTCGGTAAGCTCCTCGGGCACCCCCCTGCTGGAGGAAGCGGCCCTGGAGGTCATGCGGGAGACCCTCCTGCCCGTGGCCCGTGTCGTTACGCCGAACGTCTACGAGGCCCAGGTCCTCACCGGCGTGGCCATCGAGACCCTGGAGGAGATGCGGGAGGCCGCCCGCTCGTTGAAGGCCCTCGGTCCCCGGGCCGTGGTCATCACCGGGGGGCATTTCGGCGGGGCGGGGGAGGACCGGACGCTGGACCTCTACTTTGACGGGACCGACATGGTTGCCGTCGAGGACAGGCGCTACGAGGGCCGGTACCATGGGACGGGGTGTGCCTTCTCCGCGGCCGTGGCGGCGCACCTGGCCCTGGGGGCCCCGCCCCTGGAGGCGGTCAGAAAGGCCAAGGACGCCGTGAGCGCCGCCATCCGGGGGGCCTGGAGGCCGGGGAGGGGAAGGGCCCTCCTGAGGCTGTAG
- the mqnB gene encoding futalosine hydrolase — MSGKSPLGLLASVPFEAGHIRKHLRNVRLEKHVARGTLKERPVALLVSGMGAANAAWGATVLIERAEPCALVVLGIGGAYPGSGLAVGEVAACEREVYADLGVLTPGGLAGLEATGIPLLRRGRKTYFQEFPLDRGLLRKALRHLHIRSGTFLTVAQVTGTLRRARELRRRFGALCENMEGAAAAQVCARYGVPLLEVRGISNMVSDREPASWRKREAARNCQHAVMELTGVL; from the coding sequence ATGTCCGGAAAATCTCCCCTGGGGCTCCTGGCTTCGGTGCCTTTCGAGGCCGGGCACATAAGGAAACACCTGAGGAACGTGCGGCTGGAGAAGCACGTGGCCAGGGGAACTCTGAAGGAAAGGCCGGTGGCTCTCCTGGTTTCGGGCATGGGGGCGGCAAACGCCGCCTGGGGGGCCACCGTGCTCATCGAGCGCGCGGAGCCCTGCGCCCTCGTTGTTCTGGGAATCGGGGGCGCATACCCCGGGAGCGGCCTCGCCGTGGGAGAGGTGGCCGCCTGCGAGCGGGAGGTCTACGCCGACCTCGGGGTGCTCACCCCCGGGGGGCTCGCCGGCCTTGAGGCCACGGGCATTCCCCTTCTCCGGCGGGGGCGGAAGACGTATTTCCAGGAGTTCCCCCTGGACCGGGGGCTCCTCCGGAAGGCCCTCCGGCATTTGCACATCCGAAGCGGCACCTTCCTCACGGTGGCCCAGGTGACGGGAACCCTGCGGCGGGCCAGGGAGCTTCGCAGGCGTTTCGGCGCCCTGTGCGAGAACATGGAAGGCGCGGCGGCGGCCCAGGTGTGTGCGCGATACGGCGTGCCTCTTCTCGAAGTGCGCGGGATAAGCAACATGGTTTCGGACCGGGAGCCGGCCTCGTGGCGGAAGCGCGAGGCGGCCCGAAACTGCCAGCACGCGGTAATGGAGCTTACCGGCGTCCTCTGA